Proteins found in one Asterias amurensis chromosome 13, ASM3211899v1 genomic segment:
- the LOC139946022 gene encoding uncharacterized protein produces the protein MDMNYKETARSSDFDCDTDSPVLAYAGDNPFLSAKCAVCIERNPLLHCSDLLKGLQMWFVVFYVFNLQYPPNIAATPEFMQRLLFKIRPERGSKRSSNTKGGPNNKVVQLCTKLKDFEEMWVV, from the exons ATGGACATGaattataaa GAAACTGCAAGAAGCTCTGACTTTGACTGTGACACGGATAGCCCTGTACTGGCCTATGCAG GTGACAACCCCTTCCTGAGCGCAAAATGTGCAGTCTGCATCGAAAGGAATCCACTACTCCATTGCAGTGATCTTCTCAAGGGTCTTCAGATGTGGTTCGTGGTGTTCTATGTTTTCAATCTACAATACCCACCTAATATTGCAGCTACTCCTGAGTTCATGCAAAG ACTGCTGTTCAAGATTAGACCGGAAAGAGGCAGCAAGAGGTCCTCCAACACCAAAGGAGGGCCCAATAACAAAGTTGTACAACTTTGTACCAAGCTGAAAGACTTTGAAGAAATGTGGGTGGTGTAG